One Fuerstiella marisgermanici DNA window includes the following coding sequences:
- a CDS encoding serine/threonine-protein kinase encodes MASPDHQRVREIFLQAVELPPEEQDAFLQEQCGDDSALLATVQRLFVHHRPNDLLLEVEEPTALPSAANIDTGPVPTDAPPQAASPLGTLQFGDTKAIESGLSAVGMMERHSQVFRRTHKDRIWVTVVSVAVLLGLVSVGYWVHVSIHKAIGASLRHSMQAMQDGQVYAIETWLAAEIRLVESWAQSPDVESAVAELQAIADSADDLNQSLASSEAGTRLASVMSNAIRSAPDDSYQFAVWNRENTLIADSSPEHAEFLGNGTTEYGAGLLSRVFRGETVLWLPTKEGYMTEGFTLKGPVAKPGIALIAPVRSEEERPIAAILISSPALQERFEQLLQQARFGESTEAYALTEDGYLLTETRRTDYLKQIGRLEDSEHAFGDQALRVTDPGTNLLEDFQGEVSVQGKEHWPLTRAAQSLSSRLDGIDVSGYRDYRGVEVVGVWTWIPAYRFGVIMEIDYREAYSPLVPLRTAFVVILAALAVAALTAIITFFALMRRRRREPDGSIVGPYTLRSLLGEGGFAHVYLASHALLKRPTAVKILKPEQMNDKNLVRFEREVQLASSLTHPNTIGIYDYGSTAEGRFYYAMEFIKGLSLKELIDLDGPQSPARTVWIVNQICRSLREAHGKGLIHRDIKPQNIMLCRRGGEYDTVKVLDFGLARNLGTTGGNRVTETQLLIGTPLYIAPERIVDPACMDPRSDIYSLGILAYFLLTGREPFDAADSIDALAQTINRTARRPSEQSPGPIPEVLDRLIRDCHSRAITDRPESMDVVLSRLHDVHLVEPWDAEQAASWWSRHRAEVTTTMEKMANVKDEQTTATLVPPDIRDITTKPT; translated from the coding sequence ATGGCCTCACCCGACCATCAGCGCGTCCGTGAAATTTTTTTGCAGGCGGTGGAACTGCCTCCCGAGGAACAGGACGCTTTTTTGCAGGAGCAGTGCGGTGACGATTCTGCACTGCTGGCGACCGTGCAGCGGCTGTTTGTTCATCACCGTCCGAACGACCTGCTGTTAGAGGTTGAGGAACCAACTGCATTGCCTTCGGCCGCGAACATCGACACTGGCCCCGTCCCGACGGACGCGCCACCTCAAGCAGCGTCGCCGCTGGGGACGCTGCAGTTTGGCGACACCAAGGCGATTGAATCCGGCCTGTCAGCAGTCGGCATGATGGAACGGCATTCGCAGGTATTCCGACGAACTCACAAAGACAGAATTTGGGTTACTGTTGTCTCCGTCGCCGTGTTGCTCGGGCTTGTCAGCGTTGGGTATTGGGTTCATGTATCGATTCATAAAGCGATTGGTGCATCGCTGCGACATTCGATGCAGGCCATGCAGGATGGACAGGTTTATGCAATTGAAACCTGGCTGGCGGCAGAAATACGTTTGGTCGAATCGTGGGCTCAATCGCCTGACGTGGAATCCGCCGTGGCTGAATTGCAGGCGATCGCTGATTCAGCCGATGACCTGAACCAGTCACTGGCGTCGTCCGAGGCTGGTACTCGACTTGCATCAGTCATGAGCAACGCGATCCGCAGTGCGCCGGATGACTCCTATCAGTTTGCCGTCTGGAATCGTGAGAACACGCTGATTGCAGATTCGTCGCCGGAACACGCTGAGTTTCTGGGCAATGGCACGACTGAATACGGGGCTGGTTTGCTGTCGCGCGTCTTCCGTGGTGAGACTGTGCTGTGGTTGCCGACAAAAGAAGGGTACATGACCGAGGGGTTCACGTTAAAAGGCCCCGTGGCGAAACCCGGAATCGCGTTGATCGCGCCGGTTCGTTCGGAGGAAGAGCGTCCGATTGCCGCCATTCTGATTTCTTCACCAGCGCTCCAGGAACGATTTGAGCAGCTGCTTCAACAGGCCCGGTTTGGAGAATCGACCGAGGCTTATGCTTTGACAGAAGACGGCTATTTGCTGACCGAAACGCGACGAACCGACTATCTAAAACAGATCGGTCGGCTTGAAGATTCCGAACATGCGTTTGGCGACCAGGCGCTGCGTGTGACCGATCCCGGTACGAATCTGCTCGAAGACTTTCAGGGTGAGGTGTCTGTTCAGGGCAAAGAGCATTGGCCGCTGACTCGGGCGGCGCAGTCGTTGAGCTCCAGGCTCGATGGCATTGATGTTTCCGGCTACCGCGATTATCGCGGCGTGGAAGTGGTGGGCGTCTGGACATGGATTCCCGCCTACCGTTTCGGCGTCATCATGGAGATTGACTATCGCGAAGCGTACAGCCCCCTGGTTCCTCTGCGGACGGCGTTTGTCGTTATTTTGGCGGCGCTCGCTGTTGCAGCGCTGACAGCGATTATCACTTTCTTCGCACTGATGCGGCGGCGACGACGTGAGCCGGATGGTTCAATTGTGGGGCCGTACACACTCCGATCGCTGCTCGGCGAAGGCGGGTTCGCTCACGTTTATCTGGCCAGTCACGCGTTGCTGAAGCGACCCACAGCGGTGAAGATTCTTAAGCCGGAACAGATGAACGACAAGAATCTGGTCCGCTTCGAACGCGAAGTTCAGCTCGCCAGCAGCCTGACTCATCCGAATACTATCGGCATCTACGATTACGGTTCGACGGCTGAAGGGCGTTTTTATTATGCGATGGAATTTATCAAGGGGTTGTCGCTGAAGGAGCTGATCGACCTCGATGGTCCGCAGTCGCCCGCTCGGACAGTATGGATCGTCAACCAAATTTGCCGCTCGCTGCGTGAAGCTCATGGCAAAGGTCTGATTCATCGCGACATCAAGCCGCAGAATATTATGCTGTGTCGTCGTGGCGGTGAGTACGATACGGTCAAAGTGTTGGACTTCGGACTTGCGCGAAACCTTGGTACCACGGGCGGCAACCGAGTGACTGAGACGCAACTGCTGATCGGCACGCCATTGTATATCGCTCCGGAACGCATTGTTGATCCCGCCTGCATGGACCCTCGATCGGATATTTATTCGCTCGGTATCCTGGCGTATTTTCTGCTCACGGGGCGTGAACCTTTTGACGCCGCCGATTCGATTGACGCGCTCGCCCAGACGATCAACCGCACGGCTCGGAGACCTTCTGAACAATCGCCTGGCCCGATACCTGAAGTCCTGGATCGGCTGATTCGCGACTGCCATTCTCGAGCGATCACTGACCGACCGGAGTCGATGGACGTGGTTCTGTCGCGGCTGCACGACGTTCATCTTGTGGAACCGTGGGATGCTGAGCAGGCCGCCTCATGGTGGAGTCGTCATCGCGCCGAAGTGACGACAACCATGGAAAAGATGGCCAACGTCAAAGACGAGCAAACCACAGCGACTCTGGTTCCGCCTGACATTCGGGATATCACAACGAAGCCGACCTAA
- a CDS encoding MoaD/ThiS family protein, translating to MKVEIHLFAAARDAAGRSPVEVVISEDASVADLRAALVQSIPELKPLQASLLVAVNNQYAADDLLLKTNDEVACFPPVSGG from the coding sequence ATGAAGGTAGAGATTCATCTGTTTGCAGCCGCCAGGGATGCGGCCGGCCGGTCGCCGGTTGAAGTCGTCATCTCCGAGGACGCCAGTGTTGCAGATTTGCGAGCGGCACTCGTGCAATCCATTCCTGAACTGAAGCCGCTGCAGGCGTCACTGCTGGTTGCCGTGAACAATCAGTACGCAGCAGACGACTTACTTCTAAAGACCAATGACGAAGTCGCCTGCTTTCCTCCGGTGAGCGGCGGTTAG
- a CDS encoding anaerobic glycerol-3-phosphate dehydrogenase subunit C, with protein sequence MEEARLQIAEDLTDLLEGELRVDNVTTAVYATDASLYEIKPLAVAFPKHTTDVATLARYASDNDVALIPRGAGTGLAGGCLGAGIVVDFSRHMNRLLSVDGDTVRVQPGITLAELNRTLRQHGRCFAPDPSNAAITTIGGMLGVDAAGSHAFRVGSTRDHVKSLQCVLMGGQVMELGCEQVPRSYAIRQPDAGFASSTDLPRHRDFVPPVRNESLPLTSLTPLLRKTDLVERLAALLAESTDLIKQHQPVLLRNSSGYMLRSVLNRGVQDQGVLNFPRLIAGSEGSLAMATEVLLHTMPLPEHRGMMVLMFASMDSALLAMQQLLILEPSACDLLDRRLLSLGRDSDSRFSDVVDPDAEAGLFVEFNGSSKAEIEQRIDNAESILSKTERQFVVTRKTCDIADVEFLWTLPGRVVSLLDSLKGTSRPLPFVEDIAVPPEEISGFLTLAQRTFQKHEVTATLYAHAASGQLHLRPMLPRPRPGHAEQLESIARDLYRHVKTVGGTISGEHGDGLSRTAFIRSMYGPLYRTFQQVKDIFDPQHLLNPDKIISNDGQLTVRHLRGAEAQPLPKTVDEQSPLLPILQLSWDGETAMDAAARCNGCGTCRTTSPTARMCPFFHEDGVEENSPRSKANLLRRLISGREPAEIVIDKAVQPVVESCFNCKQCVLECPSEVDIPHLMLEARAEHVAVQGLGKTDWLMSRFHTYARFASRFTMMANRMLRLGVSRSVLNRMLGIAEQRRLPRFASRPFMKSRRVQSEHNTADPTSSTPTIAYFVDYFANHHDPELAEAFVRILQHNGFRIYIPPDQKVSGMAMIAVADLAAAREVAETNVAELTELAREGYPIVCTEPSAALCLSQEYPLLLGTEDAQIVADHTFDAGTFLWQLHQDGKLKLDFDPVELTVAYHTPCHVKALGPDTGLCNLLELIPGVQVQRIEKGCSGMAGTFGLAAEHFEKSLAIGAELIQEMKTTHVNAGVTDCSSCRMQMEQQATIPTVHPLKIMAMAYGLMPELQAALKKRPWGYSMS encoded by the coding sequence TTGGAGGAAGCACGCCTACAGATTGCGGAAGACCTGACGGATTTGCTGGAAGGCGAATTACGCGTCGACAACGTCACCACGGCGGTGTATGCCACAGATGCCAGTCTGTACGAAATCAAGCCGCTGGCCGTCGCGTTTCCGAAGCACACGACCGACGTTGCAACGCTGGCACGCTATGCATCTGATAACGACGTCGCCCTGATCCCTCGCGGAGCAGGAACCGGGCTGGCGGGAGGGTGCCTGGGCGCAGGCATCGTGGTCGATTTCTCTCGTCACATGAACCGGTTGCTGAGTGTCGATGGAGACACGGTGCGAGTTCAGCCGGGCATAACTCTGGCGGAACTCAATCGCACACTGCGACAACACGGTCGCTGCTTCGCGCCGGATCCTTCCAACGCCGCAATCACAACGATCGGCGGCATGCTGGGCGTTGATGCGGCGGGGTCGCACGCATTTCGAGTGGGTTCCACACGCGATCACGTCAAGTCGTTGCAATGCGTTTTGATGGGCGGACAGGTGATGGAACTGGGGTGCGAACAAGTGCCTCGATCGTACGCGATTCGGCAACCAGACGCCGGCTTCGCGAGCTCAACCGACCTGCCGCGACATCGAGATTTTGTTCCACCGGTCCGCAACGAATCGCTGCCGCTAACCAGCCTGACCCCACTGCTTCGCAAAACGGACCTTGTCGAACGCCTGGCGGCGCTACTGGCTGAGTCAACAGACCTGATCAAACAGCACCAACCGGTGTTACTAAGAAACAGCAGCGGCTACATGCTGCGCAGTGTTCTGAATCGCGGCGTGCAGGATCAGGGCGTGCTGAACTTTCCTCGGCTGATAGCGGGCAGCGAAGGCAGCCTCGCAATGGCCACGGAAGTGCTGCTGCACACCATGCCTTTGCCAGAACATCGCGGCATGATGGTGCTGATGTTTGCCAGCATGGATTCCGCGTTGCTGGCCATGCAACAGTTACTGATTCTTGAACCCAGCGCCTGCGACCTGCTGGACAGGCGTCTGCTAAGCCTGGGACGTGATTCTGACAGCCGATTTTCAGACGTGGTCGACCCGGATGCTGAAGCGGGCCTGTTTGTCGAATTCAACGGCAGCAGCAAGGCGGAAATCGAACAGCGCATCGACAACGCTGAATCAATCCTGTCAAAAACGGAACGACAGTTCGTTGTGACCCGGAAAACGTGTGACATCGCTGACGTCGAATTCCTGTGGACTCTGCCCGGTCGCGTGGTTTCGTTGCTGGACAGCCTGAAGGGAACTTCTCGGCCGTTGCCATTTGTTGAAGACATCGCTGTGCCGCCCGAAGAAATTTCCGGCTTCCTGACGCTGGCTCAGCGGACGTTTCAGAAGCACGAAGTCACCGCCACTCTGTATGCCCACGCCGCATCTGGCCAGCTGCATCTGCGCCCCATGTTGCCGCGCCCGCGTCCCGGTCATGCCGAACAACTGGAATCCATCGCGCGTGACCTTTATCGGCACGTCAAAACGGTTGGCGGCACAATCAGTGGCGAACACGGTGACGGCCTGTCTCGGACAGCGTTCATCAGATCGATGTACGGTCCGCTGTACCGTACGTTTCAGCAGGTGAAGGACATCTTCGACCCGCAACATCTGCTGAACCCCGACAAAATCATCAGCAACGATGGCCAGCTTACCGTGCGCCATCTTCGCGGTGCGGAAGCTCAGCCACTGCCGAAGACTGTGGACGAACAGTCGCCCCTGCTGCCGATTCTGCAGCTAAGCTGGGACGGCGAAACGGCGATGGACGCAGCCGCTCGGTGCAACGGTTGCGGCACATGTCGCACAACGTCACCCACCGCAAGAATGTGTCCCTTCTTTCACGAAGACGGTGTCGAGGAGAACAGCCCGCGCAGCAAAGCAAATCTGCTGAGACGGCTGATCAGTGGGCGTGAGCCGGCCGAAATTGTCATCGATAAAGCTGTGCAACCGGTGGTGGAAAGCTGTTTCAACTGCAAGCAATGCGTGTTGGAATGTCCGTCTGAGGTCGACATCCCGCACCTCATGTTGGAAGCTCGCGCAGAACACGTTGCCGTTCAGGGACTGGGCAAGACCGATTGGCTGATGTCTCGATTTCATACATACGCGAGATTCGCGTCGCGGTTCACCATGATGGCCAACCGCATGCTGCGACTGGGTGTGTCACGTTCTGTTCTGAACAGGATGCTGGGCATCGCCGAACAGCGGCGCCTGCCGCGATTTGCCAGCCGTCCCTTTATGAAGTCGCGCCGCGTCCAAAGTGAACACAATACGGCTGACCCCACATCATCGACGCCAACAATTGCCTACTTTGTTGACTACTTCGCCAACCATCATGATCCGGAGTTGGCCGAAGCCTTTGTTCGCATTCTTCAGCACAATGGTTTTCGAATTTATATACCGCCGGACCAGAAGGTTTCGGGGATGGCAATGATCGCCGTCGCTGACCTGGCGGCCGCTAGGGAAGTCGCAGAAACAAACGTCGCCGAACTTACGGAACTCGCTCGGGAAGGTTATCCGATTGTCTGCACGGAACCGTCTGCCGCGCTGTGTTTGTCGCAGGAGTACCCATTGCTGTTGGGGACGGAGGACGCACAAATCGTCGCGGATCATACGTTCGATGCCGGCACGTTTTTGTGGCAGCTGCATCAGGACGGAAAGCTGAAGCTGGACTTTGACCCGGTCGAATTAACAGTGGCGTATCACACGCCCTGCCACGTCAAAGCGTTGGGACCGGACACTGGATTATGCAATCTGCTGGAATTAATTCCTGGCGTGCAGGTTCAGCGCATTGAAAAAGGCTGTAGCGGCATGGCCGGAACGTTTGGTCTGGCCGCCGAACATTTCGAAAAATCGCTGGCCATCGGGGCAGAACTGATTCAGGAAATGAAGACGACTCACGTGAATGCCGGCGTCACAGACTGCAGCAGTTGCCGCATGCAGATGGAACAACAGGCGACGATTCCTACCGTCCATCCGCTAAAGATCATGGCCATGGCGTATGGCCTGATGCCGGAACTGCAAGCCGCTCTGAAGAAGCGACCATGGGGATATTCGATGTCATGA
- the folE gene encoding GTP cyclohydrolase I FolE: MTDPKDTLASGATPPEARHIDKPRIEAAVREILMAVGEDPDRDGLQETPARVARMYAEMFGGLHMDPGRHLHKVFEEQYDEMVLVRDISFHSMCEHHLLPFIGTAHVGYIPRGKVTGLSKLARVVDEVSRRPQVQERMTHMVADLVESELDAKGVIVVLEAEHTCMTIRGVKKPGAITITSAVRGLLKKDASSRAEAMSLINKHS, encoded by the coding sequence ATGACCGACCCGAAAGACACACTGGCTTCCGGAGCCACGCCGCCGGAAGCTCGACACATCGACAAACCGAGGATTGAAGCGGCCGTCCGCGAGATCCTGATGGCCGTTGGTGAAGATCCCGATCGCGACGGGCTGCAGGAAACTCCGGCGCGAGTCGCGCGGATGTACGCCGAAATGTTTGGCGGCCTGCACATGGATCCCGGTCGCCATCTGCACAAGGTGTTTGAAGAACAATACGACGAAATGGTGCTGGTTCGCGACATTTCGTTTCACAGCATGTGCGAACATCACCTCCTTCCGTTCATCGGCACGGCTCATGTGGGCTACATCCCGCGAGGCAAAGTCACGGGGCTCAGCAAACTGGCTCGTGTGGTCGACGAAGTATCGCGCCGACCACAGGTGCAGGAACGGATGACTCACATGGTCGCCGACCTTGTGGAATCCGAACTGGATGCCAAAGGCGTGATTGTCGTTCTTGAAGCCGAACACACGTGCATGACGATTCGCGGCGTCAAGAAGCCCGGCGCCATTACGATCACCAGCGCTGTGCGAGGACTGCTGAAGAAGGATGCGTCCAGTCGTGCTGAAGCCATGTCGCTGATCAACAAGCACTCATGA
- a CDS encoding AAA family ATPase: MMDNEQLAASLLNDKVDLPAMQDDLQNLIQARHKLISVHSTDEAIELQAIMEVARRMDRTVQDWTQTSGVRVFSPDVREPAAVSGTSKPELALQYFMRQKRSAICCLRGSAQYTTQPIFRRMIADYLEQTDGRRECLILMDEEALHPRVQRLAVPWRPGLPDKQELYELVKQTYRSVKRSAQSKVVSELRTNELDQLVLNLRGLTRSEAVRIVESVILDDSALTGSDLQRVIDAKRRLLESSGALESMTIDFDIEEVGGLRGLKNWLAQRRGGFSEEAREFGIDPPRGVLMLGVPGCGKSLCAKAVAADWGMPLLRLDPGVLYQKFVGESENQLRQAIQQAEAMAPVVLWIDEIEKAFASASSSSADGGLSQRMFGTLLSWMQDHREPIFMVATANDISALPPELLRKGRFDEVFFIDLPGVDARRQIFQIHLTRKKRDPHKFRVDDLADASKDLTGSEIEQAIASGLFHAFSEKRDLQTEDILKAIVETHPLSSLMSEKIEYLRDWATNRCVMAD, encoded by the coding sequence ATGATGGACAACGAACAGCTTGCCGCATCATTGCTGAATGACAAAGTCGACCTGCCCGCCATGCAGGACGACTTGCAGAATCTTATTCAGGCACGCCACAAGCTCATTTCGGTCCACAGCACAGACGAAGCCATCGAGCTACAAGCCATCATGGAAGTCGCTCGGCGCATGGATCGCACCGTGCAGGATTGGACACAGACCAGCGGCGTGCGAGTGTTCTCACCAGACGTTCGTGAGCCCGCTGCGGTGTCCGGCACCAGCAAGCCGGAACTCGCGCTGCAGTATTTCATGCGTCAAAAACGTTCGGCCATCTGCTGCCTGCGAGGCTCCGCGCAGTATACGACTCAACCGATCTTCCGGCGCATGATTGCCGACTATCTGGAACAAACGGACGGCCGCCGCGAGTGTCTGATTCTGATGGACGAAGAAGCGTTGCATCCGCGAGTGCAGCGGCTGGCGGTTCCCTGGCGACCCGGATTGCCGGACAAACAGGAACTGTACGAACTGGTGAAGCAGACGTATCGTTCCGTCAAGCGGTCCGCTCAATCAAAAGTCGTCTCTGAACTGCGAACCAACGAACTTGACCAACTGGTACTGAACCTTCGCGGGTTAACTCGTTCGGAAGCGGTGCGCATTGTCGAATCCGTGATCCTTGACGACAGCGCTTTAACGGGCAGCGACCTGCAGCGTGTCATTGACGCCAAGCGCCGTCTGCTGGAATCGTCCGGTGCGCTGGAATCGATGACGATTGATTTTGATATCGAAGAAGTCGGCGGACTTCGAGGCTTAAAGAACTGGCTGGCGCAACGACGCGGCGGATTCTCGGAAGAAGCTCGTGAATTCGGAATCGACCCTCCGCGCGGCGTGCTGATGTTGGGCGTACCAGGCTGCGGCAAAAGTCTGTGTGCGAAAGCCGTTGCAGCTGACTGGGGCATGCCACTGCTGCGACTGGACCCAGGCGTGCTGTACCAGAAGTTCGTCGGCGAAAGCGAAAACCAGTTGCGGCAAGCCATTCAGCAGGCCGAAGCGATGGCTCCGGTCGTGCTGTGGATCGACGAAATCGAGAAAGCGTTTGCGTCCGCATCAAGCTCTTCTGCCGATGGCGGCTTGTCGCAGCGCATGTTCGGCACGCTATTGTCGTGGATGCAGGATCATCGCGAACCCATTTTCATGGTGGCCACAGCCAATGACATTTCCGCGTTGCCTCCGGAACTACTGCGAAAAGGTCGCTTTGACGAAGTCTTCTTTATCGACCTGCCCGGCGTGGATGCGCGGCGTCAGATTTTTCAAATCCACCTGACTCGTAAGAAACGCGACCCACACAAATTTCGAGTCGACGATCTGGCGGACGCGTCGAAGGACCTGACGGGGTCAGAAATCGAACAGGCGATTGCATCCGGCCTGTTTCACGCATTCTCAGAAAAACGCGACCTGCAGACGGAAGATATTCTGAAAGCAATCGTCGAAACGCACCCGCTTTCCAGCCTGATGTCCGAGAAAATCGAATACCTCCGCGACTGGGCCACCAACCGCTGCGTGATGGCAGATTAA
- the mnmA gene encoding tRNA 2-thiouridine(34) synthase MnmA encodes MSKRVVLAMSGGVDSSAAAVLLHRQGYEVIGLFMRSGETEKQACAVSGDGLLPVLDTPTHKQGCCSAEDAADARRVADQLGIPFHSLNFQDSFKRIKDYFADEYLAGRTPNPCVQCNNWLKFGKLWDFAQQVGANHIATGHYARILKDEQTGEHTLHCGSDPNKDQSYVLFGIRRDLLSRILLPVGEYQKPAIREFAEEAGLRVAQKKDSYEICFVPGDDYAGFLNNYRDLGNTAGDFIDTDGEVLGQHAGYEKFTVGQRKGLGIAFGEPRFVLSVNAETRQVVLGTREDLATQHVRINGLNWLVDRPAESFECAVKLRYQQKSTPCSVQIVNNDEAQITLNQPVLGVAPGQAAVFYDGDKVLGGGWIQAELDDFANRSLPASMPKEL; translated from the coding sequence ATGTCAAAACGAGTCGTCTTAGCGATGAGCGGCGGTGTTGACAGTTCGGCCGCTGCCGTGCTGTTGCATCGGCAGGGGTACGAAGTCATCGGCCTGTTTATGCGCTCCGGCGAAACAGAAAAACAGGCCTGCGCAGTTTCCGGCGACGGGCTGCTGCCGGTGCTCGACACGCCGACTCACAAACAGGGCTGTTGCAGCGCGGAAGACGCGGCCGACGCGCGACGAGTGGCCGACCAGCTTGGCATTCCATTTCACTCGCTTAACTTTCAGGATTCGTTTAAGCGAATTAAGGACTACTTCGCCGATGAGTACCTCGCCGGACGTACACCAAACCCATGTGTGCAATGCAACAACTGGCTGAAGTTCGGCAAGCTGTGGGACTTCGCTCAACAGGTGGGAGCCAACCACATTGCCACGGGCCACTACGCTCGCATTTTGAAGGACGAGCAAACGGGCGAACACACGTTGCACTGCGGCAGCGACCCAAACAAAGATCAATCGTACGTGCTGTTTGGCATTCGTCGCGATCTACTTAGCCGCATCCTGTTGCCCGTCGGCGAATATCAGAAACCGGCGATCCGTGAGTTCGCAGAAGAAGCCGGGTTGCGAGTCGCGCAAAAGAAAGACAGCTACGAAATCTGCTTCGTCCCCGGCGACGATTACGCTGGCTTTCTGAACAATTACCGCGACCTCGGCAACACGGCTGGCGATTTCATCGACACCGATGGCGAAGTCCTCGGACAACACGCCGGCTACGAAAAGTTCACGGTCGGCCAGCGCAAAGGCCTGGGCATTGCGTTTGGTGAACCGCGATTCGTGCTAAGCGTCAATGCAGAAACACGGCAGGTCGTGCTGGGGACTCGCGAAGACCTCGCCACACAGCACGTCCGCATCAACGGCCTGAACTGGCTGGTGGATCGTCCGGCCGAATCGTTTGAGTGTGCCGTCAAACTGCGCTACCAGCAGAAGTCAACTCCCTGCTCTGTTCAGATCGTCAACAACGACGAAGCACAGATCACGTTGAATCAACCCGTGCTGGGCGTCGCTCCCGGCCAGGCGGCCGTCTTCTACGATGGTGATAAGGTGCTGGGCGGCGGTTGGATACAGGCAGAACTTGACGATTTCGCAAACCGTTCTCTGCCTGCATCCATGCCTAAGGAATTGTGA